A window of Auraticoccus monumenti contains these coding sequences:
- a CDS encoding WXG100 family type VII secretion target encodes MSDYTSVNSAAMAEGISDLTNAHKQLSDHLDTLEGQLGGSLAQWDGAARQAYAQAKAEWDAAATHMSDVITKMSSTMGQISENYDTNERQIQGNWG; translated from the coding sequence TCGGTCAACTCCGCCGCGATGGCGGAGGGGATCTCCGACCTCACCAACGCCCACAAGCAGCTCTCCGACCACCTCGACACCCTCGAGGGCCAGCTCGGCGGCTCCCTGGCCCAGTGGGACGGCGCGGCGCGCCAGGCCTACGCCCAGGCCAAGGCCGAGTGGGACGCTGCGGCCACGCACATGTCCGACGTCATCACCAAGATGTCCAGCACCATGGGCCAGATCAGCGAGAACTACGACACCAACGAGCGCCAGATCCAGGGCAACTGGGGCTGA
- a CDS encoding WXG100 family type VII secretion target, giving the protein MHAAHDGGGGGGQYAGATQRQNMAFIASTQLADLEGSQDDWRDSARQADEVADLVERQLTGLTAEGGWTGAGARAYAAMITRDLVEPLRDFAEVARRNARAYQPLIRAVNQAHSAAVSNNVPWDVDTAWFVTRKEVDQGLFSKIEEAVQGEDEDYEKAKANAPYEIKRGNDAPVKSVPKEQWELNEAMNPLTSAPTVFTRVGTPVSDSQHRFDKMMETEGLNDGPRSNVRAAAQGIDTELRSFSPAPVETYSASGDEYHAPTPPGGGGSTPGGGGGSPSGPGGPSSPDGPRTGGPDGPTGPDGPGHDGPDGPRPDGPDGPTGPDGPVPGDPTTPVSPTPTGPGGPGGPGADGPGGPGADGPGGPGADGPGGPGTGSPLGPGSTGPSGPGVGGIGGPGGSGGSPVSAVPVAADGTSAAGVTAIGAPSVTTAAPSGLPAMSTGAPAGSPGGLGALPMATPGGGAPGTSFSLAGGRPSLSAGAHGSMPGSGTAGVGGPGGPGTGSAGTGTAGTSGAGGTGAGAGGAGQGMAGGPAAARRAGDRDEEEQTELDGTWLEEDESVWGARSTAPPPEIR; this is encoded by the coding sequence ATGCACGCCGCACACGACGGCGGGGGCGGTGGCGGCCAGTACGCCGGCGCCACCCAGCGCCAGAACATGGCCTTCATCGCCTCCACCCAGCTGGCTGACCTGGAGGGCTCCCAGGACGACTGGCGCGACTCCGCCCGGCAGGCCGACGAGGTCGCCGACCTGGTGGAGCGCCAGCTCACCGGGCTGACGGCCGAGGGCGGCTGGACCGGCGCCGGCGCCCGCGCCTACGCCGCGATGATCACCCGCGACCTGGTGGAGCCCCTCCGGGACTTCGCCGAGGTCGCGCGCCGCAACGCCAGGGCGTACCAACCGCTGATCCGCGCGGTGAACCAGGCCCACAGCGCCGCGGTCAGCAACAACGTCCCCTGGGACGTCGACACCGCCTGGTTCGTCACCCGGAAGGAGGTCGACCAGGGTCTGTTCTCCAAGATCGAGGAGGCCGTCCAGGGTGAGGACGAGGACTACGAGAAGGCCAAGGCGAACGCGCCGTACGAGATCAAGCGCGGCAACGACGCCCCGGTGAAGTCCGTGCCCAAGGAGCAGTGGGAGCTCAACGAGGCGATGAACCCGCTCACCTCGGCCCCCACGGTGTTCACGCGGGTGGGGACGCCGGTGAGCGACTCCCAGCACCGTTTCGACAAGATGATGGAGACCGAGGGCCTCAACGACGGGCCGCGCAGCAACGTGCGCGCCGCCGCGCAGGGCATCGACACCGAGCTGCGCTCCTTCTCCCCCGCCCCGGTGGAGACCTACAGCGCCTCCGGCGACGAGTACCACGCCCCCACCCCGCCCGGCGGTGGCGGGAGCACCCCCGGCGGCGGTGGCGGCAGCCCGTCCGGCCCCGGCGGCCCCTCCTCCCCCGACGGACCGCGAACAGGCGGACCCGACGGGCCCACCGGGCCCGACGGCCCCGGCCACGACGGTCCTGACGGTCCCCGTCCCGACGGACCGGACGGACCCACCGGTCCCGACGGTCCCGTCCCGGGCGACCCGACCACACCGGTCAGCCCCACCCCGACCGGTCCCGGTGGCCCCGGCGGCCCGGGTGCGGACGGCCCCGGCGGCCCGGGTGCGGACGGCCCCGGCGGTCCTGGTGCCGACGGCCCCGGCGGACCGGGGACGGGCAGCCCCCTCGGGCCCGGCAGCACCGGCCCCTCCGGCCCGGGGGTCGGCGGGATCGGCGGTCCCGGCGGGTCCGGCGGCTCCCCGGTGAGCGCGGTGCCGGTGGCCGCCGACGGGACGTCCGCGGCCGGGGTGACCGCGATCGGCGCCCCCTCGGTGACGACGGCAGCGCCGTCCGGTCTGCCGGCGATGAGCACCGGCGCACCGGCCGGGAGCCCCGGCGGGCTGGGTGCCCTGCCGATGGCGACGCCCGGCGGCGGCGCCCCCGGTACCAGCTTCTCCCTCGCCGGTGGACGGCCCTCGCTGTCGGCCGGGGCGCACGGCAGCATGCCCGGTTCGGGCACCGCCGGCGTGGGGGGTCCCGGCGGCCCCGGCACCGGTAGCGCGGGGACCGGCACCGCCGGCACCTCGGGCGCGGGTGGCACCGGCGCCGGGGCCGGCGGTGCCGGTCAGGGCATGGCCGGTGGCCCGGCGGCCGCGCGTCGCGCGGGTGACCGGGACGAGGAGGAGCAGACCGAGCTCGACGGCACCTGGCTCGAGGAGGACGAGAGCGTGTGGGGTGCCCGCAGCACGGCCCCGCCGCCCGAGATCCGCTGA
- a CDS encoding TetR/AcrR family transcriptional regulator: MQQERGRRTRAAVLEAATALIAEVGWGRVSTRAVADRAGVRAGVVHYHFRSQQELLAEAATGAIAAMVQEWLALLQGSDGPEQALHRGVGALAELSPDHPMHLLFAETYLAASRDESVAERLRGVLVELRGGLTRWLVEQGVEPTTATTLAPLLAAALDGLALHRGLDPGLPLGALPRLLGPVLAHADRETGGAR, encoded by the coding sequence GTGCAGCAGGAACGAGGACGCAGGACGAGGGCGGCGGTGCTGGAGGCCGCCACCGCGCTCATCGCCGAGGTGGGGTGGGGACGGGTGAGCACCCGCGCGGTGGCCGACCGCGCCGGCGTCCGGGCCGGGGTGGTGCACTACCACTTCCGGTCCCAGCAGGAGCTGCTCGCCGAGGCCGCCACCGGGGCGATCGCGGCGATGGTCCAGGAGTGGCTGGCGCTGCTCCAGGGGTCCGACGGCCCGGAGCAGGCTCTGCACCGCGGAGTCGGCGCACTCGCCGAGCTGTCACCGGACCACCCGATGCACCTGCTCTTCGCCGAGACCTACCTCGCGGCCTCCCGTGACGAGTCGGTGGCCGAGCGGCTGCGGGGTGTGCTGGTGGAGCTGCGCGGCGGGCTGACCCGGTGGCTGGTGGAGCAGGGGGTCGAACCGACCACCGCGACCACCCTGGCACCGCTGCTGGCGGCGGCGCTGGACGGGCTGGCGCTGCACCGGGGGCTGGACCCGGGCCTGCCGCTGGGGGCCCTCCCCCGGCTGCTCGGGCCGGTGCTGGCCCACGCCGACCGGGAGACAGGAGGGGCACGGTGA
- a CDS encoding FAD-dependent monooxygenase: MRAVVSGAGIAGLSHALALTRLGWEVTVVEVAPGPRRGGYMIDFFGPGWAAAEELGVLEALRAGGRVYRSARYVDARGRQTGQLGLDTFLRTTGGRYFSILRPEIEEVLREALPPEVVLRHGRVITRIDQEPGAGAPVRVGLDDGTVLAADLVLGADGLHSGVRRLVLGEEGSFLRPLGYHTAAFTCTAPHLAERLGEDVHLTDVRDGQVGVFAVDLGRPDERPGGAGVVSAFVVTRGGVDLPSDPQAAVRRELVRHGPVAAELVDRVPPDVYLDVVAQSVVPRWRRGRVVVVGDAAHAVSLLAGQGASLAIAGATALAGQLGGGRDLDEALTAYETSWRSVVEPVQATGRRAASAFVPRTRRDQWLRRLVLRAARLPWVDRRLTASITGAATH; the protein is encoded by the coding sequence GTGAGGGCGGTCGTCAGCGGCGCCGGCATCGCCGGCCTCTCGCACGCGCTGGCCCTGACCCGGCTGGGCTGGGAGGTCACCGTGGTGGAGGTCGCTCCCGGCCCACGCCGCGGCGGCTACATGATCGACTTCTTCGGCCCCGGCTGGGCGGCGGCCGAGGAGCTGGGCGTGCTGGAGGCGCTGCGCGCCGGCGGTCGGGTCTACCGCTCCGCCCGCTACGTCGACGCCCGGGGACGCCAGACCGGGCAGCTCGGTCTGGACACCTTCCTCCGGACCACCGGCGGGAGGTACTTCTCGATCCTGCGACCCGAGATCGAGGAGGTGCTGCGGGAGGCCCTCCCGCCGGAGGTGGTGCTGCGGCACGGCCGGGTCATCACCCGGATCGACCAGGAGCCGGGTGCCGGGGCCCCGGTCCGGGTCGGGCTCGACGACGGCACGGTGCTGGCGGCGGACCTGGTGCTCGGGGCGGACGGGCTCCACTCGGGGGTGCGCCGGCTGGTCCTCGGTGAGGAGGGGTCGTTCCTCCGCCCGCTCGGCTACCACACCGCCGCCTTCACCTGCACCGCCCCCCACCTGGCCGAACGACTCGGGGAGGACGTCCACCTGACCGACGTGCGCGACGGCCAGGTCGGCGTCTTCGCCGTCGACCTCGGACGCCCGGACGAGCGACCGGGCGGTGCGGGCGTGGTGTCGGCCTTCGTCGTCACCCGCGGCGGGGTGGACCTGCCGTCGGACCCGCAGGCCGCGGTCCGTCGCGAGCTGGTCCGTCACGGACCCGTGGCCGCGGAGCTCGTCGACCGCGTCCCGCCCGACGTCTACCTCGACGTGGTGGCGCAGTCGGTGGTCCCCCGGTGGCGCCGGGGACGGGTCGTGGTGGTGGGTGATGCCGCCCACGCGGTGTCCCTGCTGGCCGGTCAGGGCGCCTCGCTGGCCATCGCCGGGGCGACCGCGCTGGCGGGCCAGCTGGGGGGTGGGCGCGACCTCGACGAGGCACTGACCGCCTACGAGACGTCCTGGCGCTCGGTGGTGGAACCGGTGCAGGCCACCGGACGCCGAGCGGCCTCGGCCTTCGTCCCGCGCACCCGCCGGGACCAGTGGCTGCGCCGGCTGGTGCTGCGGGCGGCCCGGCTGCCGTGGGTGGACCGCCGGCTCACCGCGTCGATCACCGGGGCGGCCACCCACTGA
- a CDS encoding DUF4396 domain-containing protein, translating to MSQPGHDTHQHEAAHDHGHHAHGTPHPATRSMALSATLHCLTGCAIGEIAGLMIGTALGLGTGWTIALAVGLAFLAGYTLSTLPLLRAGLGVGTALGVVLAADTLSIATMELVDNTVMALVPGAMDAGLVNPVFWLAMTLALGVAFLAAYPVNLALLRRGKGHALTHEHHTSTAAVTGARRFIPALSTSTLVAAIAAFMLAGFLVSLYDSLGEPPATHAAGPVGTPLHPGGR from the coding sequence ATGAGCCAGCCAGGTCACGACACCCACCAGCACGAGGCCGCGCACGACCACGGCCACCACGCGCACGGCACACCCCACCCGGCGACCCGGTCGATGGCCCTGAGCGCCACCCTGCACTGCCTGACCGGTTGCGCCATCGGTGAGATCGCCGGGCTGATGATCGGCACCGCCCTCGGTCTGGGGACCGGCTGGACGATCGCACTGGCCGTCGGTCTGGCCTTCCTGGCCGGCTACACGCTGTCCACCCTGCCGCTGCTGCGGGCCGGCCTGGGGGTGGGCACGGCGCTCGGCGTCGTCCTCGCCGCCGACACCCTGTCGATCGCCACCATGGAGCTGGTCGACAACACGGTGATGGCCCTCGTCCCGGGGGCGATGGACGCCGGTCTGGTCAACCCCGTCTTCTGGCTCGCGATGACGCTGGCGCTGGGCGTGGCCTTCCTGGCCGCCTACCCGGTGAACCTGGCGCTGCTCCGCCGCGGGAAGGGGCACGCCCTGACCCACGAGCACCACACCAGCACCGCTGCGGTGACCGGGGCCCGCCGCTTCATCCCGGCCCTGTCCACCTCGACCCTGGTGGCGGCCATCGCCGCCTTCATGCTGGCCGGGTTCCTCGTCTCGCTCTACGACAGCCTCGGCGAGCCGCCGGCGACGCACGCGGCCGGGCCGGTCGGCACCCCGCTCCACCCCGGCGGGCGCTGA
- a CDS encoding Fpg/Nei family DNA glycosylase, whose translation MPEMPEVESLRRHLVEHCVGKVVARAELAAFSALKTFDPPLSALQGLEVTDVQRFGKFLALDADGVWLVFHLARAGWLRWRENIPPAPARPGKGPLALRVVLDDDSGFDLTEAGTQRKLAVYVVGSPQDVPHIATLGPDPMEDAFGRPELDAVLERAGRAQLKGVLRDQRVLAGIGNAYSDEILHAARMSPFKPASSLDDAERDVLLAAVKGELGEAIERSKGRPASELKDQKRSGMAVHGRAGEVCPVCGDTVAEVSFADSSLQYCPTCQTQGKKLADRRMSRLLK comes from the coding sequence ATGCCGGAGATGCCCGAGGTCGAGTCCCTGCGGCGGCACCTGGTCGAGCACTGCGTCGGCAAGGTCGTCGCCCGTGCCGAGCTGGCCGCCTTCAGCGCGTTGAAGACCTTCGACCCGCCGCTGTCGGCGCTGCAGGGGCTCGAGGTCACCGACGTCCAGCGCTTCGGGAAGTTCCTCGCCCTGGACGCCGACGGCGTCTGGCTGGTGTTCCACCTGGCCCGCGCGGGCTGGCTGCGCTGGCGGGAGAACATCCCGCCCGCGCCGGCCCGGCCCGGCAAGGGGCCGCTCGCGCTGCGGGTGGTGCTGGACGACGACTCCGGCTTCGACCTGACCGAGGCCGGCACCCAGCGCAAGCTGGCCGTCTACGTCGTCGGCTCGCCGCAGGACGTCCCCCACATCGCCACGCTGGGGCCGGACCCGATGGAGGACGCCTTCGGTCGTCCCGAGCTGGACGCCGTGCTGGAGCGGGCCGGCCGCGCCCAGCTCAAGGGCGTGCTGCGGGACCAGCGCGTGCTGGCCGGGATCGGCAACGCCTACTCCGACGAGATCCTGCACGCCGCCCGGATGAGCCCGTTCAAGCCGGCCTCGAGCCTCGACGACGCCGAGCGCGACGTGCTGCTGGCTGCCGTCAAGGGCGAGCTGGGGGAGGCGATCGAGCGCTCGAAGGGACGTCCGGCCTCGGAGCTGAAGGACCAGAAGCGCTCCGGGATGGCCGTCCACGGCCGGGCGGGTGAGGTCTGCCCGGTCTGCGGAGACACCGTGGCCGAGGTCAGCTTCGCCGACAGCTCGCTGCAGTACTGCCCCACCTGCCAGACCCAGGGCAAGAAGCTCGCCGACCGCCGGATGTCCCGCCTGCTCAAGTGA
- the aat gene encoding leucyl/phenylalanyl-tRNA--protein transferase: MELSAFGDAEVWPRQDLIGVSSQLDEALVLEAYVRGVFPMPLEDGVVGWFAPMERGVLPLTGLRVTRSMRQSAKRYRTTVDADFDAVIHRCADPARDFGWIDDRIIEVYTSLHRAGVAHSVEVWDAEERMVGGLYGIGVGGLFAGESMFHDTEHGRDASKVALMSLVGLLSADGRPRLLDVQWRTPHLDSLGVVGVDRRTYQRWLARALELPAPDWPS, from the coding sequence ATGGAGCTCTCCGCCTTCGGGGACGCCGAGGTCTGGCCGAGGCAGGACCTGATCGGGGTGTCCTCCCAGCTGGACGAGGCGCTGGTGCTCGAGGCCTACGTCCGCGGGGTGTTCCCGATGCCGCTGGAGGACGGGGTGGTCGGCTGGTTCGCCCCGATGGAGCGGGGCGTGCTGCCGCTGACCGGGCTGCGGGTGACCCGCTCCATGCGCCAGAGCGCCAAGCGCTACCGCACCACGGTCGACGCCGACTTCGACGCCGTGATCCACCGCTGCGCCGACCCGGCCCGCGACTTCGGCTGGATCGACGACCGGATCATCGAGGTCTACACCTCCCTGCACCGCGCCGGGGTGGCGCACTCGGTGGAGGTCTGGGACGCCGAGGAGCGGATGGTCGGCGGGCTCTACGGCATCGGCGTCGGCGGTCTCTTCGCCGGGGAGTCGATGTTCCACGACACCGAGCACGGCCGGGACGCCAGCAAGGTCGCGCTGATGAGCCTGGTCGGGCTGCTCTCCGCCGACGGGCGTCCCCGGCTGCTGGACGTCCAGTGGCGCACCCCGCACCTGGACTCCCTCGGCGTGGTCGGGGTCGACCGCCGCACCTACCAGCGGTGGCTGGCGCGGGCGCTGGAGCTGCCCGCACCGGACTGGCCGTCCTGA
- a CDS encoding EcsC family protein, translated as MGVGDFARNLVPAARNAPQAAGGAMRVLLELGIDGFAQLPGAKAVAVKQLQKHGSVDAAIDALVLNHVALSSAQGFMSNVGGVLASIVSIPGNLAGLSVLQIRMVGAIAHLRGYDIDDPRVRTGMMMCLLGGDQVVRLIEKGLLPSTPMAVATAPVFDPDLDRRVAERVVREMAARVGGTNGALLLTKRIPLVGGGVGAVVDAATTRQVGVFAGKELRRRRSLT; from the coding sequence ATGGGAGTCGGCGACTTCGCCCGCAACCTGGTCCCAGCCGCCCGCAACGCCCCCCAGGCGGCCGGTGGCGCGATGCGGGTGCTGCTCGAGCTCGGCATCGACGGCTTCGCCCAGCTGCCCGGCGCCAAGGCCGTCGCGGTCAAGCAGCTGCAGAAGCACGGATCGGTCGACGCGGCCATCGACGCGCTGGTGCTCAACCACGTGGCGCTGTCCTCGGCCCAGGGCTTCATGTCCAACGTGGGCGGGGTGCTGGCCAGCATCGTCTCCATCCCCGGCAACCTGGCCGGGTTGTCGGTGCTGCAGATCCGCATGGTCGGGGCGATCGCGCACCTGCGCGGCTACGACATCGACGACCCGCGGGTCCGCACCGGGATGATGATGTGCCTGCTGGGCGGTGACCAGGTCGTCCGCCTGATCGAGAAGGGGCTGCTGCCCTCCACCCCGATGGCCGTGGCCACCGCCCCCGTCTTCGACCCCGACCTGGACCGCCGCGTGGCCGAGCGGGTCGTCCGCGAGATGGCCGCCCGGGTGGGCGGCACCAACGGCGCGCTGCTGCTGACCAAGCGGATCCCGCTGGTCGGCGGTGGCGTCGGTGCCGTGGTCGACGCCGCCACCACGCGCCAGGTCGGCGTCTTCGCCGGCAAGGAGCTCCGCCGGCGCCGCAGCCTCACCTGA
- a CDS encoding NADP-dependent isocitrate dehydrogenase, with protein MAKIIYTKTDEAPLLATYSLKPIIEAFTSAAGVDVETRDISLAGRIISQFGDRLTPEQQLPDALAELGQLATTPEANIIKLPNISASVPQLKAAVAELQSQGFDLPDYPENPTTDEERDARARYDKVKGSAVNPVLREGNSDRRAPAAVKGYARSFPHSMGAWSPDSKTEVATMSTGDFASNETSVVLEADDTLTIQLVGADGGTTVLKESIPVLAGEVVDATFMDVAALRTFLDEQVQRAADADVLFSLHLKATMMKVSDPIIFGHAVEVFFADVFARYGEQLAAAGLTADNGLAGILSGLDALPADVRDEVRSAFEARLAEAPRLSMVNSDRGITNLHVPSDVIIDASMPAMIRNGGKLWGPQGEESDTLAVIPDHSYAGIYQAVIDDCRTNGAYDPTTMGSVPNVGLMAQKAEEYGSHDKTFELAGAGTVQVVDSSGAVLLEHQVQAGDIWRACQTKDAAIRDWVKLAVERARITGAPAVFWLDRERAHDANLISKVQEYLGEHDTDGLQIEIMSPDEATTFSVERIRRGEDTISVTGNVLRDYNTDLFPILEVGTSAKMLSVVPLMNGGGLFETGAGGSAPKHVQQLQKENYLRWDSLGEFLALAESLRHLARKDDNARAAVLAETLDRATEKVLTEGRSPARRLGQIDNRGSHFYLALYWAQGLAGQSEDPELASRFAAVAQALAENEQTISQELLDAQGSPADIGGYFRPDDAKATQVMRPSATFNQVIDSLR; from the coding sequence ATGGCGAAGATCATCTACACCAAGACCGACGAGGCGCCGCTGCTGGCGACGTACTCCCTCAAGCCGATCATCGAGGCCTTCACCTCCGCGGCCGGCGTGGACGTCGAGACGCGCGACATCTCCCTGGCCGGGCGCATCATCAGCCAGTTCGGGGACCGTCTGACGCCCGAGCAGCAGCTGCCCGACGCACTGGCCGAGCTGGGCCAGCTGGCCACCACGCCCGAGGCCAACATCATCAAGCTGCCCAACATCTCCGCCTCGGTGCCGCAGCTGAAGGCCGCCGTCGCCGAGCTGCAGTCCCAGGGCTTCGACCTGCCGGACTACCCCGAGAACCCGACCACCGACGAGGAGCGCGACGCCCGCGCCCGCTACGACAAGGTCAAGGGCAGCGCGGTCAACCCGGTGCTGCGCGAGGGGAACTCCGACCGCCGCGCCCCCGCCGCCGTCAAGGGCTACGCGCGTTCCTTCCCGCACTCGATGGGTGCCTGGTCCCCGGACTCGAAGACCGAGGTGGCCACCATGTCCACCGGCGACTTCGCCTCCAACGAGACCTCCGTCGTGCTCGAGGCCGACGACACCCTCACGATCCAGCTGGTCGGCGCCGACGGCGGCACCACCGTGCTGAAGGAGTCGATCCCGGTGCTGGCCGGTGAGGTCGTCGACGCCACCTTCATGGACGTCGCGGCCCTGCGCACCTTCCTCGACGAGCAGGTGCAGCGCGCGGCCGACGCGGACGTGCTGTTCTCCCTGCACCTCAAGGCCACGATGATGAAGGTCTCGGACCCGATCATCTTCGGCCACGCCGTCGAGGTGTTCTTCGCCGACGTCTTCGCCCGGTACGGCGAGCAGCTGGCCGCGGCCGGGCTCACCGCCGACAACGGCCTCGCGGGCATCCTCAGCGGTCTGGACGCCCTCCCCGCCGACGTCCGCGACGAGGTCCGCTCCGCCTTCGAGGCCCGTCTGGCCGAGGCGCCGCGGCTGTCGATGGTCAACTCCGACCGCGGCATCACCAACCTGCACGTCCCCAGCGACGTCATCATCGACGCCTCGATGCCGGCGATGATCCGCAACGGCGGCAAGCTGTGGGGCCCGCAGGGCGAGGAGTCCGACACCCTGGCCGTCATCCCCGACCACTCCTACGCCGGCATCTACCAGGCCGTGATCGACGACTGCCGGACCAACGGCGCCTACGACCCGACGACCATGGGCTCGGTGCCCAACGTCGGTCTGATGGCGCAGAAGGCCGAGGAGTACGGCAGCCACGACAAGACCTTCGAGCTGGCCGGGGCCGGCACCGTGCAGGTCGTCGACTCCTCCGGTGCGGTGCTGCTGGAGCACCAGGTGCAGGCCGGTGACATCTGGCGCGCCTGCCAGACCAAGGACGCCGCCATCCGCGACTGGGTCAAGCTGGCCGTCGAGCGCGCCCGCATCACCGGGGCCCCCGCGGTCTTCTGGCTGGACCGCGAGCGGGCCCACGACGCCAACCTGATCAGCAAGGTCCAGGAGTACCTCGGCGAGCACGACACCGACGGGCTGCAGATCGAGATCATGAGCCCGGACGAGGCCACCACGTTCTCGGTCGAGCGGATCCGCCGCGGCGAGGACACCATCTCCGTCACCGGCAACGTGCTCCGCGACTACAACACCGACCTGTTCCCGATCCTCGAGGTCGGCACCAGCGCCAAGATGCTGTCGGTGGTCCCGCTGATGAACGGCGGCGGCCTCTTCGAGACCGGCGCCGGCGGCTCGGCCCCCAAGCACGTCCAGCAGCTGCAGAAGGAGAACTACCTGCGCTGGGACAGCCTGGGTGAGTTCCTGGCCCTGGCCGAGAGCCTGCGCCACCTGGCCCGCAAGGACGACAACGCCCGCGCTGCCGTGCTGGCCGAGACGCTGGACCGGGCCACGGAGAAGGTCCTCACCGAGGGCCGCTCGCCCGCCCGCCGGCTGGGCCAGATCGACAACCGGGGCAGCCACTTCTACCTGGCCCTCTACTGGGCCCAGGGGTTGGCCGGCCAGAGCGAGGACCCGGAGCTGGCCAGCAGGTTCGCCGCGGTGGCCCAGGCGCTGGCCGAGAACGAGCAGACCATCAGCCAGGAGCTGCTGGACGCCCAGGGCTCCCCGGCCGACATCGGCGGCTACTTCCGTCCCGACGACGCGAAGGCCACCCAGGTGATGCGTCCGTCGGCCACCTTCAACCAGGTGATCGACAGCCTGCGCTGA
- the tenA gene encoding thiaminase II, with translation MSTDTAAEPDTSFSQRLWREGEPTYRQILTHPFLLGLADGTLPREAFRYFVVQDSHYLRAYSRCLALVAGRSPVEDAVRTFALHAANAVDVERELHASLLGELGITEADVEDAGVAPTTLAYTSYLTSVCATGSWAEGVAAVLPCYWVYREVGRTLVERSSPDPLYARWIATYGSPEFDAVVDQVLTVTDALDVSATEQARCREHFAVTTRYEWMFWDAAWRQYAWPV, from the coding sequence GTGAGCACCGACACCGCCGCAGAGCCCGACACCTCGTTCTCCCAGCGCCTGTGGCGCGAGGGCGAGCCGACCTACCGGCAGATCCTGACCCACCCGTTCCTGCTCGGCCTGGCCGACGGGACCCTGCCCCGCGAGGCCTTCCGCTACTTCGTCGTCCAGGACAGCCACTACCTGCGGGCCTACTCCCGCTGCCTGGCCCTGGTCGCCGGCCGGTCCCCCGTGGAGGACGCGGTCCGCACCTTCGCCCTGCACGCCGCGAACGCCGTCGACGTCGAGCGCGAGCTGCACGCGTCGCTGCTGGGGGAGCTCGGCATCACCGAGGCCGACGTGGAGGACGCCGGGGTGGCGCCGACGACGCTGGCCTACACCTCCTACCTGACCTCGGTCTGCGCCACCGGCTCCTGGGCCGAGGGGGTCGCGGCGGTGCTGCCCTGCTACTGGGTCTACCGCGAGGTCGGGCGCACGCTGGTGGAGCGCTCCTCGCCCGACCCGCTGTACGCCCGGTGGATCGCGACCTACGGCTCACCGGAGTTCGACGCCGTCGTCGACCAGGTGCTCACCGTCACCGACGCCCTCGACGTCTCGGCCACGGAGCAGGCGCGGTGCCGGGAGCACTTCGCGGTCACGACCCGCTACGAGTGGATGTTCTGGGACGCCGCCTGGCGGCAGTACGCCTGGCCGGTCTGA